The segment TCTTTTGATAGAATTTTCTCAAAATTTTTACCATAAATAATGGGGACGATTTCATCATCAAATTTACCTTCATTCTGCGCAGTGATGGCCTTATGATGAGATGAATTTGCAAAATCATCTTGTTGTAATCTCGTAATTCCAAATTCACGTGACAAAAGTTCTGCTGTTTGTCCCATATTTAATCCACAAAAGGGATCTGTCAGGCCCTGTTCGATGGCCACGATGGGTGATAAAAAAGGGGGTCTAAACGAAGATATTGCTGAAATTTTTTCAGTCACAGATTTAGCTTTCATCATATTCATAAATAATTCAGTCATTTCTTTTGAATAGATAAGTGGCATTTGAGACATGGACTCAACCCCACCGGCATAAATTAAATCGGACCTTCCAAGCGCGATTTTAGTAAATGCCTGAGACATGGCCTCAAGTCCAGAAGCGCAATTTCGGTGGACAGTATATCCACTTGTCTTCTTATGCAATCCAGCTTCAAGGGCAATCACCCGACCAACATTTGGATACTTTGCAGGAGTTCCGGTATTTCCAATGATGACTTCGTCTATGATATCATCTGGTAAACCTACATTATCTTGTATTTTTCTGATGAGATAGGCCCCTAAAAAGGGCGCCGATACTTCTTTTAACTCAAGTCCGGCCTTTACTTGTGGTGTACGTTTTCCTTCAACGAGAAAAACCTCTTTTTGTGACATACGCAAATCCTTGTCTGTGGCTTTTTTGACAAGGAGATTCTAAACTTTCTAAATGTTTACGTCCATGTGAATGTCACTTGACTTCTATAATCTGCGATACTAAAAAAGAGAAGGTGTCTAAACACCTTCCCTTATTTTTAGAGAGAGCAGGCCGCACCTAGATGTTCGGCCCATTAACTTCCACTAGAACGAAACAACTAAACCTAGGTTCGCAGAGATAAAATCAGCATCTACTATTCTCTCGGCCAATCCTTCTAAACGTTCTTGATCATCTCTAGTTTGGTAATCCGGAAATGTTGGTTCGCTTATACTCATAAGATCTGATACTGCACGCCCATATCTGATGTCAGCAGACAGTCCAAAGTTCGGAGTCACTGCAAAAAGTGCACCAAGTGTACCAGTAACAGACATATAATTTGCACTAAATTCTTCTCCACCATAGTAGTAGTTTTGATAGTGGTTTTCTGACGATTGAGTATATACCATATTTAATCTATTATAAGCACCCATCACCCCAATATATGGTCTGAAACGTGATGAGTTTCCAAAACTAAGTTTTCCACCAAAACCAAATGACAAGTTTCGATAAGAGATTTCTCTACCTTTTGGGTAGAAACTATTATAGTTAGTCCAGTAGGGATTAAAACCATTTATGTTGCATGAATATGATGAAACACAAGCTGTATCAGTTATGTCCATTTTTGACATTCCGATTTGCACTCCAAGCGAAAATTGACTTGTAAGGTGATAGTCTAAATCTACGCTTCCGCTTAAGCTTGTTTGAAAATCATCTCTTGTTCCTTTAATTTCTTGTCCACCAACGTTAATACCAGCACTAAACTCTTTATAGCTTGGTTGAGCTGGTTTTATAGGAACCGGTACATATATCTTTGTTACTTGCGTAGGTTCTTCTTTTTCTGGAGCAGATTTTACCTCTTTAACTTCGTCTTTGTGTTCTTGCTCTGGTTCTTGAAGGCCGTTGGCAAATGCGCCCTTAAGTTTTTTTGCGAGTTCTCTTTCCTCATTCATTCTGATGCTTTCGATTCTTTTTCGAACCATTTCTTCATTTTTTTCTTCAATTCTTCTTCTTCTGTCGGCCATGTGATCAGCAGCA is part of the Halobacteriovoraceae bacterium genome and harbors:
- a CDS encoding acetyl-CoA C-acyltransferase; this encodes MSQKEVFLVEGKRTPQVKAGLELKEVSAPFLGAYLIRKIQDNVGLPDDIIDEVIIGNTGTPAKYPNVGRVIALEAGLHKKTSGYTVHRNCASGLEAMSQAFTKIALGRSDLIYAGGVESMSQMPLIYSKEMTELFMNMMKAKSVTEKISAISSFRPPFLSPIVAIEQGLTDPFCGLNMGQTAELLSREFGITRLQQDDFANSSHHKAITAQNEGKFDDEIVPIIYGKNFEKILSK
- a CDS encoding porin family protein; its protein translation is MELSKKNLFLVLTLLGAFTTNVMADQLLDETEEVLNSEEIAIDGTFQQKPQKTAADHMADRRRRIEEKNEEMVRKRIESIRMNEERELAKKLKGAFANGLQEPEQEHKDEVKEVKSAPEKEEPTQVTKIYVPVPIKPAQPSYKEFSAGINVGGQEIKGTRDDFQTSLSGSVDLDYHLTSQFSLGVQIGMSKMDITDTACVSSYSCNINGFNPYWTNYNSFYPKGREISYRNLSFGFGGKLSFGNSSRFRPYIGVMGAYNRLNMVYTQSSENHYQNYYYGGEEFSANYMSVTGTLGALFAVTPNFGLSADIRYGRAVSDLMSISEPTFPDYQTRDDQERLEGLAERIVDADFISANLGLVVSF